TGGCCCCCTAGAGAATACTTACAGCTTTTGCCCCTTACCAAAATTAAGTGTGTTTTAAGAGGGGCAGAAGTTTCATAGATCTATGTATGTTGACTTCTAAAACTTTTACCAACTTAAGACACCTCAAACCAAAACCAGTCGGCCAGTCAATACCTGATATAGGTTTATGGTTGACTGTTCTTTAGCAATTAAATCAGAATTTCCTCCTTATGTCGCTAAGTATCCCCAGTATGTTTTTTAAACATCCTTGCGTTTTGTTCTTTCTTACTCTATTCCATTCATCTATGATCGAAAAGTCTTTTGGATAGGGGCTATAATCTCTTATTTCTGTTCTGTAAAATTGACTAGGTGCAAGATTTGTCTGAATAAATTTCCATGAATTGTAGACAAAGTCAAGGTCTTGATTAAATCCCATTACCTTTATTAAAGAAAGGGAGCCATTCAGTTGAAGGAATAGAGATTTTTTAATTTCAATTATATTTTTTCCAAAGGGAACCTTAAGCTCATGAAGAATTTCTTTGGCATCTAAGGCACTACTTTTACCAGTCTGAATTACTCCTAAACTTATGAGATTTATTATATTGATGTCAGTATAGGAATAGTTTAGTTTAATAGGAAGTGATTCATTAGGTAGATCGTTTAAAGATGCTTCAATTAGGATAACTCCACCAGGGGAGTTTGGACATATTACTGTATCAAACGCATAATCTTCCATTTGACTAAATGCGGGTCGAAGGATTGATTTATGAACCTTCCATGCTCTAGTTTTAGAGTGGAAGATAGATTTTAACTGGATTTTTCTGGAAAAGCCTGTTTGATCTTCAATTATAATATCACAACCTTCATTATCGACCTCCTGTTCATAAATCTTCAAATGGCGTTCCATACTTGCTGATGCCAGTTTTAGGTCAAACATAAGCCCATATCTAAAAGTGACCTCTCGAATTGTTGAATTACCCCCTTTATTTAGAAATTTGGTGATTCGTAATTTTTTATCCTCTTTTTCACTTATTCTTATTGAATTAGGACTGTTCATTTGATCCAATAATTCTTTACTCATAAGGTCTTATTGTGTAGTGATAAGATTATGTGTAATAATTTACAAGGAGAACATTACAACTTTTACTATTTCCCAATGTATGTGTTTCAAAGTAATTAATTTTTTAGAGGTTGATGTATGTTGACTTTGAGAACTTAGATATTTTCAGCTATACAGCTTCGAGGACAAAGAAGCTGATAAAAATTCTGATTCCTTCCATTTTTTAAAAGGTTGTAGAACTCCTTTTTAAAGAAATGGCCTAAAGCTGCAAATATGTAAATAATTGATATTAAAGTTCTTAAATGATGTTTTACTGCTACCTCCAAAAATATGTACTGCTACCTTCAGTGCTACCTCCAGATTGAATAATAAGAAGAATTACAAGCAATAAAAAACAACAGATTAAGAGTGCTGCACAATACACAATCAGTTAAAACCCTTGCCTGTATTGCAAATGTGGACACACACAAAAAAGCCCTGATAACAATTAAGTCACCAGGGCTTTAAAGCTGCGGAGAAGAAGGGATTCGAACCCTTGAAGCCCTTTCAAGCTTACACACTTTCCAGGCGTGCCGGTTCAACCACTCCCGCACTTCTCCGTGATTATCTCTGAACGAATTGGAAGAGTTGAATTTCCAATTCAGGGTTGCAAAGATAATCGTTTACTTTAAATTTCCAATAGTTTTTTAGGCACGATCATACAACCGCCAGATTCCACCCCCTAAAAGCCCGCCGATAATGGGTCCTACGAGGAATACCCACAGGTGTGACAACGCATCGCCACCTACAAATAAGGCGGGGCCAATACTACGTGCGGGGTTTACAGATACGCCTGTAACAGGGATGCCTACGATGTGGATCATCGTCAGCGACAAGCCAATAGCTACGCCGGCAAACATCCCGTTGTGGTTGTTTTTGCTGGTACTGCCATGTACTACTACCAGGAAAATGGCCGTGAGCACAATTTCAGCAATAAGACCACTCATGAGCGAGTAGTGATCCGGAGAACCTCCTTCCACACCGTTTTGTCCCAGTCCATTTGCGGCGAGGCTATAGTCTGCTTTGCCCTGCGCCACTAAAAAAAGCAGCCCCGAGGCTACAATGGCTCCGGCTATTTGCGCTATGATGTAAGCGCCTGCATCCTTGCCCGAAATTTTACCGTTGACCAGCATAGAAATAGTGATGGCCGGATTGATATGGCAACCGGAAATATGTCCGATAGCATACACCATCGTTAATACCGACAAGCCAAAAGCAAAGGCAATACCCAGGAAGCCAACATGTGCGCCGGCAAGTACGGCGCTGCCGCAACCCATAAATACCAACACAAAAGTGCCGAAGAATTCAGCAATGCATTTCTGTGATAAGGAAACATTCATAGTGAAAATAGATTTTGTGGTGAATAGAAAATCCGGGGAACAACACATACCGGAAGGGATCCGGTCATTTAAATTTAATGTAAATCTGCGGAAAATAAAAAACGGGAAATACCACTTACAGTATTTCCCGCTGATATATTTTTTGAATTACTGTTCATATACTTCTATAGGAGTTAATTCTCCTCTTAGCGATGTTTCTATCTGCTTCCTGGTTTCTGAGGGAGAAAATCCCTGACCCAATACAAACATAAGCTTGGTGACTGCCGCCTCAAAGGTCATGTCATGGCCGCTTACCACGCCTATCTCTACGAGGTGCTGACTGGTTTCATATTTTCCGAGTTCTACGGAGCCGCCATCACATTGGGTGATGTCTACTACTATTGCGCCGTTGTCAATTACTTTTTTGATGCTTTCAATAAACCAGGATTGGGTGTTGGTATTACCACTGCCAAAAGTTTCCATGATCACTCCTTTCAGACCTGGTACACTCAGGGTTGCTTCTACCGCTCTGCGGGTAATGCCGGGAAATAATTTGAGTACAGTGATATTTGTTTCCAGTTCTTTATGCACTTTCAGCGGGGCTAACGGTGGCGGTAGTATGAATTGATTTTTGAACTTGATATCAATGCCTGCTTCTGCCAGTTGGGGATAGTTCATTGTATAGAATGCCTCGAATTTCTCTGCATTATATTTTTTGGAACGGTTGCCCCTGAAAAGGGAGAAGTCAAAATAAATGCATACTTCCGGTACCATAGAAGCATCGCCGCCATTCTGCCGGGTGCAGGCTATTTCCATGGCTGTGATGATATTCTCTTTGGCGTCGGTGCGGATCTTGCCTATGGGGAGTTGCGAGCCTGTAAGGATCACTGGTTTCGAAAGATTTTCCAGCATGAAGCTCAATGCGGAGGCAGTAAATGCCATGGTATCAGATCCGTGAAGTATAACAAAGCCGTCGTACCGGTCATATCTGTCTTCAATAATACTGGCCAGTTCTACCCATATCTCCGGTTGCATATCTGATGAATCTATAGGCGGATTAAATGCATATACATAAAAATCGATGCCCATCCGGTATAGTTCCGGCAAATTATTTCTTATCTCATTAAATCCGATCGGTCGCAGTGCCTTGGTTTTATCATCGTAGATCATACCAACGGTACCGCCCGTGTAAATGATTAGTATCTTACTCATTGTGCTAACTGCCATTGCACACAAAGGTATTTACTAAACAGTTAGAGCATTTTGAATAATTTCAGGGCATTACTGCTGGTAATAGCGGCTACGTCTGCTATTTTTAGATTTTTTATATCTGCTACCTTTTCGCCTGCCAGTGGAAGGTAGGCGCTTTCGTTACGTTTGCCCCGGTAGGGAACCGGTGCCAGGTAAGGGGCATCTGTTTCCAAAACAATATGTGCCAGGTCTATCTCTTCCAGTATTTTATCCAGGCCCGATTTTTTAAACGTTACCACTCCGCCGATACCCAGGTAAAAGCCGAGGTCAATGATCTCCCTGGCTTCTGCTGCGGTACCCGAAAAGCAATGGAATACACCACTCAAGCGTCCGTCCTGTAAGGCTTTCACTTCATTTATACATTCCCGTGTAGCCTCGCGGCTGTGAATAGATACCGGCAAGCTATATTCCCGTGCCAGCTTCAGCTGTTCCCGGAAGGCGGTGTATTGCTGGTCTGCCAGGGTTTTATCCCAGTAAAAGTCCAGCCCTATTTCGCCGATAGCCTTGAATGGCCGCCGTTGCAGCCAGTCTTTTACCAATGTCAGCTGCCCTTCCACATCCGTTGTTACATAACAGGGATGGATGCCCATCATGGCAAAGATCTGTCCCGGATACTGCGCTTCCAGCTGCAACATGCCATCAATAGAAGTGGCGTCTATGTTGGGTAAAAATAGTTTGTCTACCCCCGCTGCCAATGCACGTCCTACCATCTCTTCCCTGTCTGCCGCAAATTCTTCCGAATACAAATGCGTGTGGGTATCTATCCAAAGCATAATAATATATTTATTAAATTTGTATTTTCTATAATATTTAAATGGTATCTTTATCTGTACAAAGGTAAAGTCTGGAAAACCTAATTGCTAAAAAAAACTATACTATGAAAAGCTATTTCAGTACAAACCGTGTGCTGGCATACACGTTTACAGGTGTAGCCATCGCTACATTTTTCTTTGCCTGTAAAAAGGAAGTTACTACAGATACGGCTGTTACCAACGAGCAGGATAATCATACCATGGCCGTGGCATCACATGAAGCTCAGGTAAACGGCATCTATGGCGACCTCTTTGAAACCGCCGTTTCAGCCGCCGCTACACAAGGTGTAGATAGCCGGCAAAGCGGAAAGGATGCAAAAGACCTGGCTGATGCAGCACCCTGCCCTTCTGTACTGCTCCTCGGTGTAACAGATCCCAATCAATGGCCCAAAGAAATTGTAGTGGAGTATGGCCCTGCCTGTCGCGATAACTACGGCGTTACCCGCAGCGGTATGGTACACATCAGCATGACCGGCCTGCTCTTTAAAACAGGCACCCGTGTCACCATCACACTCGAAGACTATAAGGTAAACAACATACCCGTAACAGGTGTGAATTCAATCTATGATATCTCCTACAGCCCTGTTACCGGTGTGCAATACACCACAGAAGTTACCGATGGCAATGTGCACCTGAGCGATTCACTGATACTGGGCTATACCGGTAAAAAGACCGTTAAACAGATCGAAGGTGGTAGTACACCCATGAACCCTTCCGATGATGTGTACAGTATCGACGGCAATGCCACTATTACCTATGAAAAAGGCGCCCCCGGTGGTGAAGCTGCCGTGGCTACCATTTCTACTGTTACGCCTGTATTAAAAGGCTGGAGCTGTAAATGGATCAGCCAGGGTGAACTGAAAGTGGAATTTAATAAAATAACCGGCGTAATTGATTATGGTAAAGGCATGTGCGATTCACTGGCCACCATTACTGTAAATGATAAGATGAAAGATATTGTACTCCCATAAAGACTTTATGAGCAGCTTTTAGTTGTCGGGGAATTCCTGCACCTAAAAGCTGCTTCCTTAAAACAAGCTTTCCACTTTATACCCCTGCTTTTTGCAATATTCCAATACCCGCGGCAAGGCATATGACAGCCGGTCCCACGCTTTGGTGCTGTCGTGAAACACAACAATAGAGCCGGGTTGCATCTTGAACACCACATTCTGCACGCACGCTTCTCCATCAATATCGGTATCAAAATCACCACTCAGTACATCCCACATAATAATTTTTACACCAGGGATTTTATTTTTCAACTGCCTGATCTGGAAAGGTGTGATCCTGCCGTAAGGTGGTCTGAATAAAAGCGTATCAATATATTTCCTGGCTTCCAGAATATTGGCTATATACTTGTCTGTACTGGTTTTCCAGCCATTCAGATGATTCTGCGTGTGATTACCGGTAGCATGCCCGGCTTCCAGGATCTGCTGATAAATAGCCGGATATTCCACCACGTTTTTACCGATGCAGAAGAAGGTGCCTTTGGCATTGTATTTCTCCAGCTGTTCCAGTACAAAGGGTGTGGCTTCGGGGTGCGGACCATCATCAAAGGTGAGGTATACGGTATTATTTACGGGAGATAAACTCCACGTGCAGCTCTTGTATAAGGCTTTTAGGATACCCGGTGTTTTTGTCAGATAGAACATATGGAAAGCGGTTAGCAGTTGGCAATGGCCTTTAGCCTGCAAGATAGCTTTTAGGTTGTAGCGATCAGCCGTTAATGTGTATTTTTTTTGATCATGGTGGAGGCTCCTGTATACAGACAGCTAAAAGTTTACAGCTAAAAGGCTATTTCCTTACCTTTGCCTACTATGGATCACAAAAAAGTAAGAGTGCGTTTTGCGCCCAGTCCTACTGGTGGCCTACATCTGGGAGGTGTACGCACTGTATTGTTCAACTATTTATTTGCTAAGCAACACAAAGGAGATTTTGTACTGCGTATTGAAGATACAGATCAAACCCGCTATGTACCTGGTGCGGAAGAATACATCAATGAATGTTTGCGCTGGTGCGGTCTGAACCCGGATGAAAGCCCGACTGTTGGCGGCCCTTATGCGCCCTACCGGCAGAGTGAACGTAAACCATTGTACCGTCAGTATGCGGAGCAGCTGGTAAAATCAGGTCATGCTTACTATGCATTTGATACGCAGGAAGAACTGGAAAGCATGCGTGAGCGGCTCAAAACCCCGGAAAATCCTTCTCCGCAATATAATCATGTGGTAAGGGCTAAAATGCGTAACTCCTTTACGCTTTCTGATGCAGCAGTACAGGAACTGCTGGTGAAAAATACGCCTTATGTTATCCGTATTAATATGCCGGCGAATGAAGACCTCACCATTACCGATATGGTACGGGGAGAAGTTACTTTTAATACCATTCAGGTAGATGATAAAGTTTTGCTGAAAGCAGACGGTATGCCTACCTATCACCTGGCAGTGGTAGTAGATGATTACCTGATGAAAATTACCCACGCCTTCCGCGGGGAAGAATGGCTGCCTTCAGCGCCGGTGCATATCCTCCTGTGGAAGTACCTCGGCTGGGAAGCAGAGATGCCCCAATGGGCCCACTTGCCGCTGATCCTGAAGCCTGATGGTAATGGTAAGCTCAGTAAGCGTGATGGGGATCGTTTAGGCTTCCCCGTTTATGCTATGAACTGGACAGATGCACGTACCAATGAGTTTACAAAAGGGTTCCGCGAACTGGGATTCTTACCGGAAGCCTTTATCAACATGCTGGCTATGCTGGGATGGAATGATGGTACCGAACAGGAGATCTTCTCTATGGATGAACTCATCGCGAAGTTTTCCATGGACCGTGTTCATAAAGCCGGTGCAAAATTCGATTACGAAAAAGC
The Chitinophaga sp. MM2321 DNA segment above includes these coding regions:
- the aqpZ gene encoding aquaporin Z → MNVSLSQKCIAEFFGTFVLVFMGCGSAVLAGAHVGFLGIAFAFGLSVLTMVYAIGHISGCHINPAITISMLVNGKISGKDAGAYIIAQIAGAIVASGLLFLVAQGKADYSLAANGLGQNGVEGGSPDHYSLMSGLIAEIVLTAIFLVVVHGSTSKNNHNGMFAGVAIGLSLTMIHIVGIPVTGVSVNPARSIGPALFVGGDALSHLWVFLVGPIIGGLLGGGIWRLYDRA
- a CDS encoding type I asparaginase, coding for MSKILIIYTGGTVGMIYDDKTKALRPIGFNEIRNNLPELYRMGIDFYVYAFNPPIDSSDMQPEIWVELASIIEDRYDRYDGFVILHGSDTMAFTASALSFMLENLSKPVILTGSQLPIGKIRTDAKENIITAMEIACTRQNGGDASMVPEVCIYFDFSLFRGNRSKKYNAEKFEAFYTMNYPQLAEAGIDIKFKNQFILPPPLAPLKVHKELETNITVLKLFPGITRRAVEATLSVPGLKGVIMETFGSGNTNTQSWFIESIKKVIDNGAIVVDITQCDGGSVELGKYETSQHLVEIGVVSGHDMTFEAAVTKLMFVLGQGFSPSETRKQIETSLRGELTPIEVYEQ
- a CDS encoding TatD family hydrolase, encoding MLWIDTHTHLYSEEFAADREEMVGRALAAGVDKLFLPNIDATSIDGMLQLEAQYPGQIFAMMGIHPCYVTTDVEGQLTLVKDWLQRRPFKAIGEIGLDFYWDKTLADQQYTAFREQLKLAREYSLPVSIHSREATRECINEVKALQDGRLSGVFHCFSGTAAEAREIIDLGFYLGIGGVVTFKKSGLDKILEEIDLAHIVLETDAPYLAPVPYRGKRNESAYLPLAGEKVADIKNLKIADVAAITSSNALKLFKML
- a CDS encoding polysaccharide deacetylase family protein, whose protein sequence is MFYLTKTPGILKALYKSCTWSLSPVNNTVYLTFDDGPHPEATPFVLEQLEKYNAKGTFFCIGKNVVEYPAIYQQILEAGHATGNHTQNHLNGWKTSTDKYIANILEARKYIDTLLFRPPYGRITPFQIRQLKNKIPGVKIIMWDVLSGDFDTDIDGEACVQNVVFKMQPGSIVVFHDSTKAWDRLSYALPRVLEYCKKQGYKVESLF
- the gltX gene encoding glutamate--tRNA ligase encodes the protein MDHKKVRVRFAPSPTGGLHLGGVRTVLFNYLFAKQHKGDFVLRIEDTDQTRYVPGAEEYINECLRWCGLNPDESPTVGGPYAPYRQSERKPLYRQYAEQLVKSGHAYYAFDTQEELESMRERLKTPENPSPQYNHVVRAKMRNSFTLSDAAVQELLVKNTPYVIRINMPANEDLTITDMVRGEVTFNTIQVDDKVLLKADGMPTYHLAVVVDDYLMKITHAFRGEEWLPSAPVHILLWKYLGWEAEMPQWAHLPLILKPDGNGKLSKRDGDRLGFPVYAMNWTDARTNEFTKGFRELGFLPEAFINMLAMLGWNDGTEQEIFSMDELIAKFSMDRVHKAGAKFDYEKAKWFNHQYIHRKDNESLAALFQPVLDEKGVTAAPDYVATVTGLVKERCYFVNEIWDHGFFFFQSPVSYDEAAVKPKWNADKDAFFTAWSAQLHELPAFTAAELEANFKALAAEKGIKMGELQLPFRIMLTGGKFGPPVFDIAATLGTAETRARIEKGLAMING